TTCAGGTAGGGGGTAAAAACTGCATGATGTAATTTTTTTCTGCATGATGTAAATTTTTTAAGTAGACAAaaagtagggttttttttttttttgttttttaattaagatttttatttgttatacaGACAGCTTGGTTTTTATCttgtaaaataaagtcaaaagACTTTATAGAAAAACAATCAGTAACAAGGTGGTGTGATAAGTATATTTTCCACCCTGAAATcgattttcctataacagcaagtgttttattcctcttataccacagcagctttttattattttaattttgttaagAACAGCTTTGTATCAATACAATCTTTATGAAAAATCTTGGTTCTCTTCCATCATTCCCTGACTAGCCTCTcttctttcctcccttccttgCACCTTCTTAGGTTACCAAGAAACCAGAATCCTTAAAGCCCTCTGTATTGTCATAGCTTACCTTTAGCAATTGCAAGGACCTAAGACTTTAGTCTTCTTTCAAAAATGCTGAATAAAAAGGCTGTTCTGGGTCGCTTCACAGAAAACCTTACCAACATATCAACCATTAtgcacatatttttaaaataaaaatctgtttattccATTCAAAacattgttgtgtgttagaacaagtgcattaatataaagcgtGTAGTCTGCACTGCTGTCACAGCTGCTGACCAGttagattcaagaattcaacaacTGTGATATAATTATATTTGCTAACATGCTACATGCTAatctaataatattatatacattttttattaaaggaGTCTGATTCAAAGGCCACAATGTCACTGTATAATTTgtatctgaaatatttttttgttcaggAAGAAATGTTAGCATCCAGTACATCCGCAGATCCCGGGTCTACTCAGATGCTCGGGTTTGAATGGGACCATTTTAAGGTAAATGACCAAAGTTAATAGAAAGTGTATTTATAACAGGAAGATTTCAACATTTTCATACAACATGGTCCAAAACTAATATAAACCTTTACTCGCTTGATACTTACTACTAGAGACTGAACAATTTACAGCTTTTTAAcagattacatttaaaaaatgtaaaatatcaaatatctTCTTATACCATTTACTTCATTGTTTGAAATGGTCAATATTCCAGATATAATGCATGTATGTGCTTAACCTAGTTTTAGTTCTTATTTTCTGATATTGACTGAGTACATTTGGATCATTCAGTTCAGGTCAGTTCATTTGTAACAGGGTTTAGCATTGTTTCGATATCTTGTTTGTTAACAGTTAATATGCTCATTATGTAACCGTTCTGATTTGATTAGCAAAAAGTTTTTTTGTACAAAATGATTTGTAAAATACTTTATTTACTTACAGACAGACTCCGTTGGGAATCCCACCGTGACAGAAATGCCGGCGAATAGTGAAGCTAGTCCTCTgcaggaggatgatgatgtatgtataaaaaaacattattgttaTTTGGCTATGTAACAGTAGCTTTATTAGTAACACCTCCTCATTTGTGGAATTAAACTTATAAAACTAGAAGCCTCACATTTCTGTTCTTGGGTgccaggagtggaacctgatgtacGGTTTTTCCATTGTAGCTCATCTGCTTCAAAGTCTGGCACgttgtgtattctgagatgctCTTCTGCTCACCCTGGTTATTTGAATTACCATAGCATTGCTGTAAGCTTCAAACTTTGgctattctcctctgacctctttcATCAGCACATAATTCTTGTCGATAGAACGGTCACTCactgaatgttttttgtttgtcgCACCATTACATGTAAACCCTTGACACTGTAGCAGACACTGGCACCAACATGTATGCCATAGTAACAATGATCATGTTTTTAAATGCATGGTGCTGCTGCCATCTAATTGGCTGACTGCAAGAGGTATACATAAGCTGATGCACATGTGTTCTTATTAAAGTGGACAATGAGTGTAAATAAGAGAAGGCAAACTATGTGAAcgttgaaaaaaaataacataatgaCAGGTCTGCTTGTATGTTGCCCTCAGGATGAAGGTTTACTGGAATGGTGGAAAAATGTGAAAGGTATGCTAAAGGTCAAGGCTTTTTTGTACTTATGTATTTGGATAATACACGTATGTGGataattttctgtattttcctTTTTAGGTTGGGATGAATGGAACGAGACAGCAAattttgatgatgatgcagagaagtatgtcaatTAAGTTAATGAGTTAATTTTATGTTATACCACGGTGCTGTTGAgttctggaatctgattggtcagaatataCCAATTCTGTATCTCCTGAATTGTTAACCAATTTCCgttacagcagctctgatagtaGATCGTAAATAATTTTGCctttgtaaatatgtaaattaaatatgttctgatttaacatttatggaaagaatcatcattaaaaataaGTGATTAGtccattttgttcattttgtttattttaattagttCAGTTTGTTGATTATTTCTCTTCAACAGTCATACCGTCTTTTATTCTTCATGTAGACTTCATCTCTGAAGTGTGATTATATATAATCTTTTGCGATTAAATGACATGAATGTCCTGTCTTGTTCAGAGCCATAGAATCAACTGCAGATCGTGTCTTCAAGGCTGCCCGCCTCTTcgtttatttattcaaaaaacGAGAGGCATCACTGTATATGCGAGTTGTTGAGTTGCTGGCAGTTGCTGACACAGCAGACAACTTCCATAAAAAGACTGTGACTGCTAGCAtcggaggaggtgtggccagtGTAGCCGGTagcatcaccaccatcacaggACTGGCGCTGGCACCTTTCACTTTTGGTTCATCCCTTATTGTAACAGCGGTGGGCATCGGGGTTGCAACAGCGGGTGGCCTCACATCGGCATCTGCAAACATTACAGACACAATGCACTCGAGGACAGACCGGGCCAGAGTAGAGCAGATCATTCTCGGCTATCAAGAGGAGATAAAGGACATTAGAGAATGCCTACAGTTCTTGCAGGTGAGACATGATGGCATGGGGATATGTGTACAAATATTGCTTCTTCATTAAACTTGTTCTTTACCACAAGGGTCAAATGCTTCAACATTATTGCTTTCATGACTTTATTTCCATTAATAACAGGCAAATAGGTATTCTTagttctttctctttttgccCACCTGTGTCTTTTTTAGACAGGTATGGAGACTCTGGAAGagtacaacttccagcagtacatGGACAGCATTTCCAAGCGTGCAATGAACAGGAATGTAAAGCATGTAATGAAAGAGGGCGGCCGTGCTGGCAAGGCCTTACTTATCAATGCTGAGAGCCTGGCAAGCACTGTACAAGTGCTCAGCACTGCCGGTGGGGTCGCCAAAGCCACTCAGGTCCTCAGCATCGCCAGCGGGGTTATGTCCGGCCTCTTCTTGGCTcttgatgttttctttttagcCAGAGACTCTAGGGATCTGCACAAAGGAGCCAAGACAAAGTTTGCGGCCAAGATTAGGGATGTGTGCAAGGAGCTGTTGGACGGCCTTGTTGAGctgaaaaagattaaaaaacaacTGCAGGCCATCATGAATGAtgcagaagaggaggaggaggaggaggagggagaagaCGATgataaggaagaagaagaagaagaagagaacagaggtgaaaaaaataatgagaatAAAGGACAATCTAGCAGTTTAGATTCTTCCTAGCATTAATATATTGAGTATAAGAAAGGAAGAAGACGTGGAAAACTATAAAGCACAGAGAATTATAAGAAGATATAAAATATCTTGTATATTGGAAAAACTTTATTGTTAACACTGAATTACTTAAAGGTTTGCTGCTCTCTCTTTTAATTAGGGCTGTTAATATTTGCAATATTAAAGCACTGTAATTTAATAAAAGATTAAGTGTTGTCCTTACACTCTACTTAGGAGCATTTTGTGGttctattttatataataattatattcaaATTGGATAATAATTTGTggcatctttttttattttagctttaataaatctaaatattattttaattcacCATAGTAAGCAGAAAACTAATTCATTTCATACTGCAGTGTTCACTGGGTTGGTCTGTTGGTCAGTTTTGCACAAATTGATTGTTTGAAAATCTTCAGAATACCAGTTTTACTACTTATAGTAAACTATAATAGTTAACAGTAACTGGTGATACTACAGGAAAGTATTACTATAAATAATACTCATACATGTTTTGtccattttaataggaacacctattTTCCtgcttatttatgttttttatcaGCTAATTTGGTAGCACCAGCACAAGCCTTATATactcatgcagatacaggtcaagaacttcagttaatgttcacatcaatcaGAACTGGGAAAAAGTGTGAACCATAGCATGAATGTTGGTACCAGACGAGTTGGTTTGGGTACTTCAAAAACTGCTTGATTTGTGCACATAATTTAGatagaataaacaaaaagacagagaaaacaTTCTGTGAGCAGAGGGTCTGGACCATTTCTTAATGAAAGCCAAAACTCCATTTAATGTCCATTTAATTTCATATGCTTGaaaagatgataataataataataataataataataataatgtttattttatatcgTACCTTACTCATAATCATGGCTTctttaaaattacattaaaaaacactGTTATTCTTTTATAATCTATAGTGCCTTTTCAGGATTTTCCTTATGCTGATGTAAATTATTAGAACATTAAACATGTGCCACTGATAATGAATATTATTGTGTTGTCTAATTTCTCCATCTAATTTTTTAGGGGGCAATTTTCTGCTAAGATAAAAAGCATTTGCATATACCGGTAGTTCAAAGATCTTATCACTGTTTTGtcctattactgttactgtgtgtcattgTTAGAAAATCAAAAGCTCATAACCATTAAAGCTGAAAATTGTcataactatttaaaaaatacctATCAAATTATATTCCTATTAAATCTCTCCTAAAGCAGGCACATAATTGaaagtatatttattattgtatatttttgtgCAGGGATATGCATTTTCTCATTGCAGTGATTACTGACCCATCAGTAAAGTATGAATATATTACTTTTACTACTTAAATTCTGATTTCGGCATACCTCATTGTCATACTTCTGTTGAAGTCACGCCTGTTTGTTGCTTTGCCTGCCATAGTCCTGCCCATAATCTTTATGTTTCGTGTATACTCCCTGCGTTAGGTATTTTTACAccctgcatgcacacacacatacacaaacaatcagccataacattaaaaccacttacCAAATATTGTGAAGGTCCTAATTGTCCCACCAAAAAATCTCTGGCCCATAGCAACAGACATGTTGGTCCATCTCACAGATGcgtgattggattgagatctcaTGAATTTGGAGTTCAATTCAATACCTTAATCTCTCtgtcatgttcatcaaaccattcctgtatatttttttatggcagggtgcattatcctgcattagggaatactgttgccaAAAAGGGGTTTACttgtctgcaacaatgtttaagTAGGTGGTACATTTCAAAGTagcatccacatgaatgccaagACCCAAGGCTTCCCACCAGAACATTACCCTGAGCCTCAAACTTGCTTCTTCCCATACTGTATCCTGGTACCATCTCATCACATAAGTGACTCATGCTTAACCAACCATCCACATGAGGTAAAAGAAAAAGTGGTTCATTACACCAGACCACTTTGTTACACTGGTCCAAGGTCGATTTCTAAATCTCACTTGCACACTGTAGGTGCTTTTGGctacaaatgtgcttctagagaacggtcaaaaattcccataaacacactcttaaaccaTGTGGaaccttgtgttttttttccttttccctctagtatatgtttctatacttctaagctgctttgagacagtgtccattgttaaaagcactattcaaataaattgaattcaattcaattcaattcaattcaattgaaagccttcccagaagagttgaagctgcgaTAGccgccaaggctcattgatgcatgtggggagcgtaGGCccatgtggtctgatccaacagatgggctattgttgctcaaattgctgaagaagttaatgctggttctgatagaaaggtgtcagaatacacagtgcatcgcattttgttgcatatggggctgcatagctgcagaccagtcaggatgcCCATGCTGACATGTTAGaagtacattttttttgcatctatGATATATTACTGTTATTCCTATTTACTATGTGATTGATGAAgtttaagaatttattaaaTGAGTATGCTAGTTACATTTCACTCACAAATATAATTGAGTAGAATTATATTCAGCAGCTTTCTAGAAAAGTGAGATTTTCTGTGTAACATAAATACAAAAACTCAAATTATCCTGTGTCATGTGgcagacttcttcttcttcttcttcttttttcggcttttcccttcaggggtcgccacagcgaatcatctctctccacctatccctatcttctgcatcctcaacacttgcacccactagcttcatatcttcatttattacatccatatacctcctctttggcctacctctttgcctcctgcctggcagctccacgtccaacattctcctaccaatatactcactgtccctcctctgaacataagagatcccaaagagaacctcaacatattcagctctgctacctccagctctgactcctgtctcttcctcattgacactgtctctaaaccatacagcatggccggtcccaccactgtcttgtataccttccccttgattctcgctgataatTTTCTGTCACAACAcatttctccacccattccaacctgcttgcactcacttctttacctctttttaacactctctaaaaccctgttacacaaactagttaaaaattccactgctgcctctcctagacacttccagacctccatcgggatgtcatcaggaccaactgcctttccacttcatcctcttcaaagccttcctgacttcatcctttctaatcttatctactttctgttccacagagttcaccccttctactcttttttccctctcattttcctcattcatcagctcttcaaagtactccttccatctcctctgtacactctcctcacttgtgagcacctttccatctctatccttaataactttaacttgcacatccttcccatctcgatccctctgcctagctgaCTTGTACAAGtcattctctccttctctagtgtctaacctagtgtagaactcgtcatatgccttctgcttggccttagacccctccctcttcactctgcgctgtaactccttgtattcctgtctattctcttcagtcctgtccatgtcccacttcttcttggctaacctcttcttctgaatactatcctgaacttcctcattccaccaccaagtctccttatctccTTTCCTCCTttgacttcttcttcttacagaccatcaaagtcatcctacacaccaccatcctatgctgtctggctacactctctcccactaccactttacagtcactaatctctttcagattgtctcttctacataggatatagtctacctgtgtgctcctacatccgctcttgtaagtcactctatgctcctccctcttctgaaaataagtgttaaccacatccatgtccatcctcttagcaaagtccactaccatctgtccttcaaggtgcCTTtctttaactccaaacttgcccatcacctcctcatcatctgtgttcccctcaccaacatgtccattaaaatctgctcctatcaccactctctcacccgtgggaatagtctctataacctcatctaattcactccagaatctctatttctcctctaactcacaacctacctgtggggcataaccactaacaacattcaacatcaaaTCTTCattctctaacttcagactcatcaccctgtctgacactctcttcacctccagaacattcctcacaaactcctcttTTAGGACCAcgcctaccccatttctcttactatccacaccataataaaacagcttgaatcctgctcctatactacgagccttgctacccttccacctggtctcctgtacacacagtatatccaccttccttctctccatcatatcagccagctctctacctttccctgtcatagtaccaacattcagagttcctgttctcagtcttacactcttacatttcctcttctctctctgtctacacactatcttctctcctctacttctttgaccaacagtagcccaatttccaccggtgccctgtaggtcaactGCACCTGTGGTCAGAGTACTGACAATtcgcatgattaaatttggcaatgttttatgccggatgcccttcctaatacaactctctctatttatttgggcttgggaccgacacagaagtcactggactgtgacccttAAGGCTAGATTGTCATGTGGCAGACTCAAAATTTCTATTTGCAAGTGTAGATGGAGCAGTCTTTAATAAATACAGTGGGAAATGATCAAACAGATTTCAGGTGATCAGCAAACAAACTTAAACAGGCAGGGGAGAACATGGAGAACAGAAGCAGATGTCAAAAACATGAGGTCTAAACCTAAAACAACCAGAGCTATGGCTCAAGAGTATTAATAGAAATCAGGGAACAAGGCTtggtatagtgtgttcacaAGGACGTAACAAAACACATGAGAATAATCAAGACACAATCAGGGAGCAACCAGTAACAAAATGCAAGTTTGGCTGCACCCCCGAAATACACGGTCAGTGCTTCCACTTGCTGATGCTCAATGTGATTGGCCACCTGTTTATACTTACCCAACAGCTCTGAGACTCCTGTCGAAGGTGGATGCTAGCAGAGGAATGCAACACCAATAACATAGTTGATATAGTGGTGCTTGGGCAGTTCATTGCCCAACTACTGTGGAGGATAACGGAATGGGTTGAGTGGACTCATGGCTATGTTCAATACAAATCCCACAGTGTTTGGACCTCACTTGGAGGGCCTGGTTCCCAAGCCTGATGTCTCAGTCTGGTTCTGCGCAGTGTCTAATTTTGATGTGTACCCAATGTCTCCTTTAGGAACTGTGTGAAGCAAGGTGCTCACTTTTATTTAACACTAGAATTGACAAAAGAATATTGGCAGATTCCATTGACTGCCATGGATTTGTAACCCTTTCTCACAATTAACCCAAAGAAGAGTGCAGCCGCTTGAGCCATGGACAGGTGGATCCATAAATTGGTAAGAATACATCAATTGTGATCTGCCCAAGATTAAAAAGGAGGTGAGAAAGTTTCTGGGGCTGGCTGGCTGTTATTGTAAGTTTGTGTTTAATTATTCAGATATCACCAGCCATTCTTTTTTACAATTGTTTTGCAAATCTAAAGAGTGAAAATCTTTTGTCAAGTCATTTGTCATCAGGTCCAGAATTAAGTGCTccatttatgaaaaataaaaatgtaagctgTGACAGACAGCCAAAAGAGGGCTCTAAGACTCACAGATGTGACCCTGAATAGGCTCATGACTAAAATAAAAGGCAAACTAGCTCAGCTTACACATAAAAGGCAGAAGattgaaattttaaaataatttgaaaTACTGAGTtagttaaaaagaaagaattataAATCTTTGGAAAGCTCTTTGGAGAATTTAAAGACGGACGTGGAAATGTGGAAATATTTCCTCTTCTGGAACATAACACTTTTGTATTTGGTACAATCCCAAATGTGTTCACTTCCAAATCTGGGAGAGGCACATTTAAAAGCCCGGAAAGAGCAGTTGGAGCTGCAAGATCGGATCAATTTTAATGGTTTATGAAGAATGTGAACGCTGTCAAGATCAAACCATCTAGATAAGTTATACTATCTTGAACTGCTTACAAGGTAAGAACCTTGTGACCTTCTGTGAAGTTGTGAGCATATGCCACCTGGATGCTCCTGTAAGTGGCTACTTCTAAAACAGGCATCTCTGGTATTTGATACAATCATAAATGTGTTGAGTTTGCACATGACAGGAGTGCATCACTAGCTCTGTGAAAAGTAAAGCGTAAAGCATTGTTAGCAAATGCTGCATCATTGAACAAAAGGCAGGTAATCCACCTCACCATCTGGAAGAGGCACATTTAAATGCTTGAGGTTGGACATGACATGCTGTGACAagcttattttttgtttttttttggattcaGTTTTATTAAGTGGTATGAACTAAAAAATGGGTTGTGCTAAAGAAATGAggacaatataaataaaaggaagAACAAATGACACCTGTCTCCAAACACACAGGGCCCTGTTGTCATATTTTGCATAAATTTTGCATTACTCTAAGCACTTGGAGTGCAGGAATTTACAGGGTTCTATATATACATTAACAAGCCAATCTGTTAAGAACACAATATTAATGTTACTAATGGGTAGGACTTTCCTTTGAGACCATTCATTTGAGATTCTAGTCCATGTACAGTAGATATGATTGCATCacataaatgaaagaaaatattttccacattatTATACCACCTACAGCAATAGGTTGGGATTCATGATTCTGATTCTACTCTCTGATCATGACAAAACATAAATCATGATTTATCAGATCAGCCCACGTTTGTACAGTTTCAGTGAGTCCATGATCACTGAagcttcagattcctgttcttggctgacaaacTGAAGTGGAACCTAATTTGGTTGTAGCTTGTCCGGATTCAGTTTGACATTTGTTGTATATTCCAAAattcttttctgctcaccacagctgtAAAGAATTATTGTTACTGTaacctttctgtcagcttgaacctCTCTGACTGTTCTTTACTGTCCACTCATCAACAAAGTGTTCAGTTTTTCCACCATTCTCTGTAAACTCTGGTAACAACAACCATGCCACCCTCACTGAGGTCACATATTTTCACCATTCTGAATGTGAATGCTAACTTAAGTTGTTATATGTACCTGCATGATACTTTTATGTATTACACTGCTTCCACCTGAATGCTTAGCTCTCATTCCAGTACATCCTGCAGAAGCAAATAACTTTTAGCACTTGAGCAGCTTTGTCTCACCTAATGCATAATCCATGCAAAATAGTGTTTTCCTTAAAATATCCTTGTAGAAGGCCAAAACACTTCAAACTGAATTCAAGACTTTAATGTTAGATAGTGTTACCTTTCTAAATGAACAATAATTGAATTACTGTTCAATTGCAGATGCTTTAAcagttaaaatattaatattggtaataataataataataataataataataataataataataataataataataataataataataataataaataatgcttaGTTTACATTACACCCAAGGttgctttattattaaaaaaacatttgtgaacattatgtataaaaaattgccataatttatttcttttctgagaacatgaataaaataaatcagttcatTTGACATTTCAAATGAAGAGGTTATTAATGTTTTGTCCTGTTACTGATGTTATGTCTTATTGCTGGAAATTAAAACCTCTTAATACTCAAAGTTTTAATCTCTTAAAGAAgaaacagcaataaataaagGAGAAACGGCCATAAATTAGATGACCAAAAAGGAATGTTTGGTGTATTGTCACAAATTTGACTGACATTTTTGCTTTTGCTTTCGTGCAACACATTTGTACAACAGTTTTTTATGAATCAGACAAGAATTGACAGACAAGAAACAACTGTCATGCTGGACAAAACCTATACctatataatgtatttaaaacCTAAATGGAAACTGTGTTATAGACTGTCATCTGAGTCCAAACCTATTTGCATTTATGAAACAAAGTGCATTTGCCTTTTAAATAGACTACCTAATCTCTTACGAAACTCCAGGGGACAGCTCAcagtttaaaaacaacaaagagaTAATTTTCTGATATAAGTCAAGCAAGGCAAGCAATCTCTTTACACTGTG
This portion of the Hemibagrus wyckioides isolate EC202008001 linkage group LG29, SWU_Hwy_1.0, whole genome shotgun sequence genome encodes:
- the LOC131348966 gene encoding apolipoprotein L3-like, which produces MMISSASKSGTLCILRCSSAHPGYLNYHSIADEGLLEWWKNVKGWDEWNETANFDDDAEKAIESTADRVFKAARLFVYLFKKREASLYMRVVELLAVADTADNFHKKTVTASIGGGVASVAGSITTITGLALAPFTFGSSLIVTAVGIGVATAGGLTSASANITDTMHSRTDRARVEQIILGYQEEIKDIRECLQFLQTGMETLEEYNFQQYMDSISKRAMNRNVKHVMKEGGRAGKALLINAESLASTVQVLSTAGGVAKATQVLSIASGVMSGLFLALDVFFLARDSRDLHKGAKTKFAAKIRDVCKELLDGLVELKKIKKQLQAIMNDAEEEEEEEEGEDDDKEEEEEEENRGEKNNENKGQSSSLDSS